A section of the Synechococcus sp. MU1617 genome encodes:
- a CDS encoding efflux RND transporter permease subunit, with amino-acid sequence MRSISQPFLRRPVLTVVCSLLILLAGCTALFDLGLEDLPPLAPTRVSVSASFPAASPEVVEQSVTRVLEQQLNGLEGVESISSTSRQGGASISLRFNAGDPELNAIKVQNEVNLASRRLPQAVTRQGLQVRRSSEDLLMILGFSHPPDQYVPTFLTGWLDQTLRDALLTTPGIGDVQVFGSSELSFRLWLDPQRLEQTNLTLGDVSRALAEQNVLAAVGSIGAAPVPSGQLLSLPVEAEGRLRSQSDFENLVLRRLDNGGLLRLKDVGRVALGQRNYGREAMNLAGERSVAVGVYQRDGANALEASRAIKRKLQQLEASFPPGIELSMIVDVADTVQANLDRTFITLRDAVLLVLLVLVLFLGRWRLALIPGLAVPVALVGSLSLVKLSGSNLNSLILFGLVLATGIVVDDAIVVSEDIAGRIERGTPPEQAAEDAMAELATAVVATSLVLAAVFLPVLLIPGSIGRLYQPIALAISGAILFSTLNALSFTPMACARVLGPGGGRLPGAIGKLSRWLRQGMQTLEGLYAKQLEHWLQRKRLIALLLLSGLVITASGLAVMPTAFIPNDDQGQIRGYFTLPDGASLERSVAVMDDIRRVVSEEPLVRTGNFYAGSSFGQSGEDRGSFYLRLQPLKDRPGKEQSSNAIKRRLSREVQQRVGDARVVLITPPAVRGFSSESGLSLELLDRSGGQLSLEQFGQVAQDFIQTAKATDRFERVSTRFDASFPRWRLELDRDQLAALDLDYGATLREIGTAFGGRYIDDTYDDGRIRSIVLQLDGSERRRPEDLTGLMVRNRSGELVSVASVASLTREEGVNNIRHFGLNRAIRITAIPAPTVSSGEAIEALTQAGDRIGGSNISLAFTGLALEEQRAGQVTWVLFALGVTVVYLLLAALYESFVDPLIILLTVPMALLGALIGLKLRGLPLDVYGQMGLLVLVSLAAKNGILIVEFANQRIAAGLALREAVVDAAVNRMRPILLTAVTSLAGFLPLLFAQGTGAASRISIGTVVFSGLLMASLLSLFAVPAVYLMLKRDRMPTA; translated from the coding sequence GTGCGGTCGATCTCCCAGCCGTTTCTTCGGCGGCCGGTTCTTACGGTCGTCTGCAGCCTGCTGATCCTTTTGGCCGGCTGCACGGCGCTGTTCGACCTGGGGCTGGAGGATCTACCGCCCCTCGCTCCCACCCGCGTGAGTGTGAGCGCCAGCTTCCCGGCGGCTTCACCGGAGGTGGTGGAGCAAAGCGTGACCCGGGTGTTGGAACAACAGCTGAATGGCCTTGAAGGAGTCGAAAGCATTAGCTCAACCAGCAGGCAGGGCGGCGCCAGCATCTCGTTGCGCTTCAACGCGGGTGATCCCGAGCTGAATGCGATCAAGGTTCAGAACGAAGTGAACCTGGCCAGCCGCCGGCTGCCCCAGGCCGTGACGCGCCAGGGGCTCCAAGTGCGGCGCTCCTCGGAAGACCTGTTGATGATCTTGGGGTTCAGCCACCCACCGGATCAGTACGTCCCCACCTTTCTCACGGGCTGGCTGGACCAGACCCTGCGGGACGCACTGCTCACCACACCAGGCATCGGCGATGTTCAGGTGTTCGGCAGCAGTGAACTCTCCTTTCGCCTTTGGTTGGATCCGCAACGCCTCGAACAGACCAACCTCACTCTTGGCGACGTCAGCCGTGCCCTGGCTGAACAGAACGTTTTGGCTGCAGTTGGCAGCATCGGGGCTGCCCCAGTTCCATCGGGCCAATTGCTGAGCCTTCCGGTGGAGGCGGAAGGGCGACTCCGCAGCCAATCGGATTTCGAGAATCTCGTCTTGCGCCGGCTGGACAACGGCGGACTGCTGCGCCTGAAGGATGTGGGACGTGTTGCACTCGGACAGCGCAATTACGGACGCGAGGCCATGAATTTGGCCGGCGAGCGTTCCGTGGCCGTGGGTGTCTACCAGCGCGATGGGGCCAACGCCCTGGAGGCGAGCAGGGCGATTAAACGCAAGCTGCAGCAGTTGGAAGCGAGCTTTCCCCCGGGCATCGAGCTCTCCATGATCGTGGATGTGGCCGACACGGTTCAGGCCAACCTTGATCGCACCTTCATCACCTTGCGCGATGCCGTGCTGCTGGTGCTGCTGGTGCTGGTGCTGTTTCTGGGCCGATGGCGCCTCGCCCTGATCCCTGGCCTTGCCGTTCCGGTGGCGCTGGTGGGAAGCCTCAGCCTGGTGAAATTAAGCGGTTCCAATCTCAACAGCCTGATCCTGTTTGGGCTGGTGCTGGCCACCGGGATCGTTGTGGATGACGCCATCGTCGTGAGCGAAGACATCGCCGGACGCATCGAACGGGGCACACCCCCCGAACAGGCGGCCGAAGACGCCATGGCTGAGCTGGCGACCGCCGTTGTGGCCACCTCATTGGTGCTGGCAGCCGTGTTCCTGCCCGTGCTGCTCATTCCTGGATCGATCGGACGCCTCTATCAACCGATCGCCCTGGCCATCAGCGGAGCGATTCTGTTCTCCACCTTGAATGCGCTCAGCTTCACCCCAATGGCCTGCGCCCGGGTGTTGGGCCCAGGTGGCGGCCGTCTTCCTGGGGCCATTGGGAAGCTCAGCCGCTGGCTTCGGCAGGGAATGCAAACCCTGGAAGGCCTATACGCGAAACAGCTCGAGCACTGGCTGCAGCGCAAACGACTCATCGCCCTTCTGCTGCTGAGCGGCCTTGTCATTACGGCCTCCGGATTGGCGGTGATGCCGACAGCGTTCATCCCCAATGACGACCAAGGCCAGATCCGCGGCTACTTCACCCTTCCCGACGGCGCCAGCCTCGAGCGCAGCGTGGCCGTGATGGACGACATCCGACGCGTCGTCAGCGAAGAGCCGCTGGTGCGCACCGGCAACTTTTATGCCGGCAGCTCCTTCGGCCAGAGCGGAGAAGACCGTGGATCGTTTTACCTGCGCCTTCAGCCACTCAAGGATCGACCTGGCAAAGAGCAGAGCAGCAACGCCATCAAACGCCGTCTTAGCCGAGAGGTTCAACAACGGGTTGGTGATGCCAGGGTCGTGCTGATCACCCCGCCAGCCGTGCGGGGCTTCAGCAGTGAATCAGGACTCTCGCTGGAACTGCTTGACCGCAGCGGAGGGCAACTAAGCCTTGAGCAATTCGGCCAAGTCGCCCAGGACTTCATCCAGACGGCCAAGGCGACAGACCGATTTGAACGGGTAAGCACCCGCTTTGATGCCAGTTTTCCCCGCTGGCGGCTTGAGCTCGACCGCGACCAACTGGCCGCTCTCGACCTCGACTACGGCGCAACGCTGCGAGAAATCGGCACTGCCTTCGGCGGCCGCTACATCGATGACACCTACGACGACGGTCGAATCCGCTCCATTGTTCTGCAGCTGGATGGCAGCGAGCGACGTCGGCCGGAAGATCTCACGGGTCTGATGGTGCGCAACCGCAGCGGTGAGCTGGTGTCCGTAGCAAGCGTGGCCAGCTTGACCCGCGAGGAGGGCGTCAACAATATTCGCCACTTCGGACTCAACCGGGCGATTCGGATCACAGCCATCCCCGCGCCAACGGTCAGCAGCGGTGAAGCCATAGAAGCCCTGACCCAGGCCGGTGATCGCATCGGAGGCAGCAACATCAGCCTGGCCTTCACGGGCCTGGCGTTGGAAGAACAACGGGCTGGGCAGGTGACCTGGGTGCTGTTCGCCCTCGGAGTGACGGTGGTCTATCTGCTGCTGGCCGCTCTCTACGAGAGTTTCGTTGACCCGTTGATCATCCTGCTCACGGTGCCGATGGCCCTGCTCGGAGCTCTGATTGGCTTGAAATTGCGGGGCCTTCCACTGGATGTTTACGGCCAGATGGGACTTCTGGTGCTGGTGAGCCTGGCGGCCAAGAACGGAATTTTGATCGTGGAATTCGCCAACCAACGGATTGCGGCAGGCCTGGCCCTGCGCGAAGCCGTTGTGGACGCGGCCGTGAACCGGATGCGCCCGATCCTGCTGACAGCTGTCACATCCTTGGCGGGTTTCCTGCCCCTTCTGTTCGCTCAGGGCACGGGAGCCGCCAGCAGAATCAGCATTGGCACCGTGGTCTTCAGCGGACTGTTGATGGCCTCGTTGCTGTCCCTGTTTGCCGTCCCTGCCGTTTATTTGATGCTGAAACGCGATCGAATGCCCACCGCGTAG